The proteins below come from a single Hyperolius riggenbachi isolate aHypRig1 chromosome 8, aHypRig1.pri, whole genome shotgun sequence genomic window:
- the LOC137528517 gene encoding LHFPL tetraspan subfamily member 3 protein-like, translating into MEPHGHVQLYDTDFVQNGRAVTVLWASCTLFLGILEIVVLLQPSWVLGGEGSGQIGLYQVCEESDWGTECRGPQAALEALPPFQTAAGFMVSALILVLFSLACIGLLWFCNSGTVFKLCAWLQITAASCQAMGCILFPDGWDSNVVRPLCGYRSDRYELGTCSVHWAYILAILGIFDCLILSILGFTLGKRHDALNPSEVKNPPKNFPSETL; encoded by the exons ATGGAACCTCATGGACACGTTCAGCTGTACGACACAGACTTTGTCCAGAATGGACGAGCAGTCACCGTGTTGTGGGCCTCCTGCACTCTCTTCTTGGGCATACTGGAAATCGTGGtgctcctgcagccatcctgggTTTTAGGTGGTGAGGGCAGCGGACAGATTGGACTGTATCAGGTGTGTGAAGAGTCAGACTGGGGCACGGAATGCCGGGGGCCACAGGCTGCCTTGGAGGCCCTCCCACCTTTTCAGACGGCAGCTGGTTTCATGGTGTCGGCTCTGATACTGGTTCTCTTCAGCCTGGCCTGCATTGGACTGCTTTGGTTCTGTAACTCTGGGACTGTGTTCAAGTTGTGCGCCTGGCTCCAAATCACTGCAG CATCATGCCAAGCCATGGGCTGCATCCTCTTCCCAGATGGATGGGACTCTAATGTCGTAAGGCCATTGTGCGGATACCGCTCTGACAGATACGAGTTGGGAACATGCTCTGTGCACTGGGCGTATATACTGGCCATACTGGGGATCTTCGACTGCCTCATTCTGTCCATCTTGGGGTTCACCTTGGGGAAACGCCATGATGCTCTGAACCCCAGTGAAGtcaaaaaccccccaaaaa ATTTTCCTTCGGAAACGCTGTGA